The Candidatus Wallbacteria bacterium genome contains a region encoding:
- a CDS encoding VCBS repeat-containing protein, with product MNKSVFFLLFISVCLFAESTLPLGMDMSLSQPAVADINGDGKKELIIGTVGGKVWIYDSKTLSGIQVEHWPAQLEDEFGAPPQVITNPNGSLSIGLLGMKGKFYVLDSKGAQLGEYDTGCLNGSYLATGDYNNDLKLDFAFGTPQGKVYKLTDTASVQGLLLVESMVSTNVMSFDWDEDGQKETIVKGDDGVLHIFKNNLEDKKFIPEGLPTGKSMGLMSIRDTNNDMKPSLVYEVIDNSQRVNILKVSTDKNFEVCARLSLKLKSNLLYEDFDGDGKTDLLFVDKEDQVHLLLGMKTEASGYPKYVTNIQELSGMLEAADINNDGRLEVLFASNHVEKEDMTGSLNAFSPLTGDNCSDFPREVGYNNGQLLVNDINGDGLLEVVITGMGDAASCGMPNLKLVKTVGRLPLKTIILAREFTFQ from the coding sequence ATGAATAAATCAGTATTTTTTCTTCTCTTCATCAGTGTCTGCCTTTTTGCGGAGAGCACCCTTCCACTGGGCATGGACATGTCCCTCTCACAACCGGCAGTTGCCGACATCAATGGGGACGGCAAAAAGGAACTTATCATTGGCACTGTGGGTGGAAAGGTGTGGATATATGACTCCAAGACACTGAGCGGAATCCAGGTAGAACACTGGCCTGCGCAGCTTGAGGATGAATTCGGAGCACCACCCCAGGTGATCACCAATCCTAACGGCAGTTTGAGCATCGGCCTGCTCGGCATGAAGGGCAAGTTTTATGTTCTGGACTCCAAAGGCGCACAACTCGGAGAATACGATACAGGATGTCTCAACGGTTCTTACCTCGCCACAGGCGATTACAACAATGATCTGAAACTGGATTTCGCGTTCGGGACTCCGCAGGGTAAAGTTTACAAATTGACGGACACGGCTTCAGTACAGGGACTTCTTCTGGTGGAATCAATGGTGTCCACCAATGTAATGTCATTTGACTGGGACGAGGACGGCCAGAAGGAGACGATCGTCAAGGGAGACGATGGTGTTCTGCATATTTTTAAAAACAACCTGGAAGATAAAAAATTTATTCCAGAGGGGTTGCCCACAGGGAAAAGCATGGGTCTGATGTCCATCAGGGACACCAACAACGACATGAAGCCTTCCCTGGTTTATGAAGTTATCGATAACAGCCAGCGCGTGAATATCCTGAAGGTTTCAACAGATAAGAACTTTGAAGTTTGCGCCAGATTATCCTTGAAGCTCAAATCCAATCTGCTCTATGAAGACTTTGATGGAGACGGCAAGACTGATCTTCTGTTCGTGGACAAGGAAGATCAGGTGCATTTGCTGCTTGGCATGAAGACTGAGGCCAGCGGTTACCCGAAATATGTCACGAATATTCAGGAGCTGTCAGGGATGCTGGAAGCTGCTGACATCAACAATGACGGCAGACTGGAAGTGCTGTTCGCAAGCAACCACGTGGAAAAAGAGGACATGACAGGATCACTGAATGCCTTTTCGCCTCTAACAGGCGACAACTGCAGCGATTTTCCCAGGGAAGTCGGTTATAATAACGGACAACTGCTTGTGAACGATATCAACGGGGATGGCCTCCTGGAAGTAGTAATAACAGGAATGGGTGACGCTGCTTCCTGCGGAATGCCGAATCTGAAGCTCGTGAAGACGGTTGGGCGTCTGCCGTTAAAGACCATAATCCTGGCCCGTGAATTCACGTTTCAATGA
- a CDS encoding M48 family metalloprotease, with protein sequence MKKTIIVIVLILMIHPASAAPNPEDFIKALYLLQTAQVWNVSPAEEKKIGSGVFQQYCKHYKKLQDPRRTAWVQQIFAKLVAHAERTRKKEVEYQLAILVDKTVNAMSLPGGFVVVFTGLLDRIESDDELAVILAHELTHVDKKHSLKMMKSDSALGTLVLLGTKNSESKQGLDAIRQFGMLAYSRDDEDEADTGGVALAAKAGYNGYAMVSFMEKLMKLEGPAKEPWEEVLLTHPPSSQRAQELIFKTEDDPGKYNLQKPIYLSYIEGRSLSPAETTLISPLARDARDFSTQGLQFQKTGDTREKEFLANTAREFSLSSSLGTIEEGLIYRFEVWADPLAPVTMEISYKFYDQDKLRIFPDWKITETFSGYRKRVVQRFGPEKEIPGGTSFVQVSITGVCEKTPGISLENWDLFSVGRVEKKSELNKVPQFRIKGLEKIH encoded by the coding sequence ATGAAAAAGACTATTATCGTGATTGTACTTATACTAATGATTCACCCTGCCTCAGCTGCGCCTAATCCGGAAGACTTCATCAAGGCGCTATACCTTCTTCAGACAGCTCAGGTCTGGAACGTGTCGCCTGCAGAAGAAAAGAAGATCGGCAGCGGAGTTTTTCAACAATATTGCAAGCATTACAAGAAGCTGCAGGATCCCCGGAGAACAGCCTGGGTACAGCAGATTTTCGCGAAGCTGGTAGCTCATGCGGAGCGGACCCGAAAAAAAGAAGTGGAGTACCAGCTGGCGATTCTGGTCGACAAAACTGTCAATGCCATGTCTCTTCCGGGTGGATTTGTGGTCGTGTTCACCGGCCTTTTGGACAGGATCGAGTCTGATGACGAACTGGCTGTGATCCTGGCTCATGAACTGACCCATGTCGACAAAAAGCATTCCCTGAAAATGATGAAGAGCGATTCTGCGCTCGGCACATTGGTGCTTCTTGGCACCAAGAACAGTGAATCGAAGCAGGGGCTGGATGCCATCCGGCAATTTGGGATGCTTGCTTATTCAAGGGACGACGAGGATGAAGCCGACACAGGCGGTGTGGCTCTTGCAGCCAAGGCGGGTTACAATGGTTATGCCATGGTCAGCTTCATGGAAAAATTGATGAAACTGGAGGGTCCGGCCAAGGAACCCTGGGAAGAAGTTCTGCTGACCCACCCCCCTTCCAGTCAAAGGGCGCAGGAGCTCATTTTCAAGACCGAAGACGATCCTGGAAAATACAATCTTCAGAAACCGATCTATCTCAGTTATATAGAGGGACGTTCCCTCAGTCCGGCAGAAACAACTTTGATTTCCCCTCTAGCCCGTGATGCCAGGGATTTTTCCACGCAGGGGCTGCAGTTTCAGAAAACGGGAGACACCCGGGAGAAAGAATTTCTCGCCAACACAGCCAGGGAATTTTCTCTCAGTTCGTCCTTAGGAACCATTGAGGAAGGTCTGATTTACAGATTCGAAGTCTGGGCTGATCCCCTGGCACCGGTCACAATGGAAATCAGCTACAAATTCTATGATCAGGACAAGTTGAGAATTTTCCCGGACTGGAAAATAACTGAAACTTTTTCCGGCTACCGCAAACGGGTGGTGCAGAGATTCGGCCCTGAGAAGGAAATCCCGGGCGGTACAAGCTTTGTCCAGGTCTCGATTACAGGAGTCTGCGAAAAGACACCCGGGATATCATTGGAAAACTGGGACCTTTTTTCTGTCGGAAGAGTGGAAAAGAAAAGTGAGCTTAATAAAGTACCTCAATTCCGCATCAAGGGTTTAGAAAAGATCCATTAA